A genomic segment from uncultured Alistipes sp. encodes:
- a CDS encoding DUF5106 domain-containing protein: MRRLSVLLFLSLAVVSCGRRRSAPAAETTAVQPAVFLPAIAPSHLSPEEQREWLRWHYWDHFDFTDTLFLRRADRVQMFESYARYIALISDRPADGAAMDTLMRRASTSRPMLDYFTTLAERVLHDPNSPLRNDEFYIPVLEAQLRAPWYDEYERIAPEYDLRMASQNRIGRPANDFRYTLASGRSGTLYGLQAEYVLIFINNPGCAMCREIREAITASPMLSEMIERGRLEVLAIYPDEDLTEWKAYRDQIPASWINAYDKGCRISSEGLYDLHAIPALYLLDRDKRVLVKDSTDVAQIEEVIDRRG; the protein is encoded by the coding sequence ATGAGACGACTTTCGGTTCTACTGTTCCTGTCGCTGGCGGTGGTGTCGTGCGGCCGCCGCCGGAGTGCTCCGGCCGCGGAAACGACGGCCGTGCAGCCTGCGGTCTTTCTTCCGGCCATTGCGCCCTCGCACCTGTCCCCCGAAGAGCAGCGCGAATGGCTCCGCTGGCACTACTGGGACCACTTCGATTTCACCGACACGCTGTTTTTGCGCCGTGCCGACCGGGTGCAGATGTTCGAATCCTATGCGCGCTACATCGCCCTGATCTCGGACCGTCCGGCGGATGGCGCCGCCATGGATACGCTCATGCGGCGGGCTTCGACGTCGCGGCCCATGCTCGACTACTTCACGACGCTGGCCGAACGGGTTCTCCACGATCCCAATTCGCCGCTTCGCAACGACGAATTCTACATTCCGGTGCTGGAGGCGCAGCTCCGGGCTCCGTGGTACGACGAGTATGAGCGCATCGCTCCGGAATACGACCTGCGGATGGCCAGTCAGAACCGCATCGGGCGCCCGGCCAACGATTTCCGCTATACGCTGGCGTCGGGCCGCAGCGGCACGCTCTACGGCCTGCAGGCGGAATACGTGCTGATCTTCATCAACAATCCGGGGTGTGCGATGTGCCGGGAGATCCGCGAGGCGATTACGGCGTCACCGATGCTTTCGGAGATGATCGAACGGGGGCGCCTGGAGGTGCTGGCGATCTATCCCGACGAGGACCTCACGGAGTGGAAAGCCTATCGGGATCAGATTCCGGCATCGTGGATCAACGCCTACGACAAGGGCTGCCGGATCAGCAGCGAGGGGCTTTACGACCTCCATGCCATTCCGGCGCTCTACCTGCTCGACCGTGACAAGCGGGTGCTGGTCAAGGACTCCACCGACGTGGCGCAGATCGAGGAGGTGATCGACCGCCGGGGCTGA
- a CDS encoding NADH peroxidase, with protein sequence MAKKWRCTVCGYIHEGPEAPDQCPMCKVGKEKFVEVVESEGDLEFVTEHKIGDGKGASKELWEGLQNHFMGECTEVGMYLAMSRQADREGYPEIAEAYKRYAWEEAEHASKFAELIGEVVWDTKTNLEKRMNAECGACEDKMRLARLAKQENLDAVHDTVHEMAKDEARHGKGFEGLYKRYFGK encoded by the coding sequence ATGGCAAAGAAATGGCGTTGTACCGTATGCGGGTACATTCACGAAGGTCCCGAGGCACCGGATCAGTGCCCGATGTGCAAGGTCGGCAAGGAGAAATTCGTCGAGGTCGTAGAGTCGGAAGGCGACCTGGAGTTCGTTACCGAGCACAAGATCGGCGACGGCAAGGGAGCCAGCAAGGAGCTCTGGGAGGGTCTGCAGAACCACTTCATGGGCGAATGCACCGAGGTGGGCATGTACCTGGCCATGAGCCGTCAGGCCGACCGTGAGGGCTATCCCGAGATCGCCGAGGCCTACAAGCGCTACGCCTGGGAGGAGGCCGAGCACGCCTCGAAGTTCGCCGAGCTGATCGGCGAGGTGGTTTGGGATACGAAGACCAACCTGGAGAAGCGTATGAACGCCGAGTGCGGGGCCTGCGAGGACAAGATGCGCCTGGCGCGCCTGGCCAAGCAGGAGAACCTCGACGCCGTACACGATACGGTTCACGAGATGGCCAAGGACGAGGCACGTCACGGCAAGGGCTTCGAAGGGCTCTACAAGCGTTACTTCGGCAAATAG
- a CDS encoding DUF5036 family protein, with product MKKFLLPLLAAALAGTTLSCSKDDGDPADPAGTAMLNMFNEQNGKTILSDSDIYIDDAGNFVSPGSCQLFMLGKGSGLGAVRISDLQNPAPQVAVVKNYGYVAVRGVAAYKFPSQCVALPLDAEIDANLLRFYVMDNITDPERGTLGAVVKFVIERPQSYWLPEWDSVPYQLDYTSKSLGDEVSVVMPSDNFEAELNGNGEIVCEKRGRNLVFRMIDWPAYGSVKTRYTLRLRVGESYTQVQVEVLS from the coding sequence ATGAAAAAATTCCTCCTGCCGCTTCTTGCTGCGGCGCTGGCCGGTACGACCCTCTCCTGCTCGAAGGACGACGGCGATCCCGCCGATCCCGCCGGAACGGCCATGCTCAACATGTTCAACGAACAGAACGGTAAAACGATCCTCAGCGATTCGGATATCTATATCGACGATGCGGGCAACTTCGTCAGCCCGGGCAGCTGCCAGCTCTTCATGCTGGGCAAAGGTTCGGGGCTGGGTGCGGTGCGCATCTCCGACCTGCAGAATCCCGCACCGCAGGTCGCCGTCGTCAAGAACTACGGCTACGTAGCCGTTCGTGGTGTCGCCGCGTACAAATTCCCGTCGCAGTGCGTAGCGCTGCCGCTCGATGCGGAGATCGATGCGAATCTCCTCCGCTTCTACGTCATGGACAACATCACCGATCCCGAGCGCGGCACCCTGGGGGCTGTCGTGAAGTTCGTGATCGAGCGGCCGCAGAGTTACTGGCTCCCCGAGTGGGATTCGGTTCCCTACCAGTTGGATTACACCTCGAAGAGCCTCGGGGACGAAGTCTCCGTAGTGATGCCCTCCGACAACTTCGAGGCCGAACTCAACGGCAACGGAGAGATCGTTTGCGAAAAACGGGGGCGAAACCTGGTCTTCAGAATGATCGACTGGCCGGCCTACGGCTCCGTCAAGACGAGGTACACGCTGCGTCTGCGCGTGGGCGAGAGCTATACCCAGGTGCAGGTGGAGGTATTGTCCTGA
- a CDS encoding YtxH domain-containing protein, whose protein sequence is MKNTGIVIVSLVGGLIIGSALTMLFTPQSGPELRRKIKDTLDSEIDRVKNKLSEVEEQIEEARCRCSED, encoded by the coding sequence ATGAAAAACACAGGAATTGTCATTGTTTCGCTCGTGGGCGGACTGATCATCGGGTCGGCCCTTACGATGTTGTTCACGCCCCAGTCGGGTCCCGAACTGCGCCGCAAGATCAAGGATACGCTCGACAGCGAGATCGACCGCGTGAAGAACAAGCTCAGCGAGGTCGAGGAGCAGATCGAGGAGGCCCGTTGCCGTTGCAGCGAGGATTAA
- a CDS encoding SLOG family protein, producing the protein MILNPRNCVAFTGHRTYRDEAREALSRTLEELYARGFRTFLSGMAAGFDLAAAEAVLELRERHPEVRLVAAVPFPEQAARFPASRRRIYEELLARADGVELIAPAYHQGCYARRNDFLVDHAAVVVAWYDGSPGGTHYTLERARRRGREIIDLCSGSRSSESAAPTLF; encoded by the coding sequence ATGATTCTCAATCCCAGAAACTGCGTTGCCTTCACGGGCCATCGCACCTACCGCGATGAGGCCCGCGAGGCGTTGTCCCGCACGCTGGAGGAGCTTTATGCGCGGGGTTTCCGGACGTTTCTCAGCGGAATGGCCGCAGGGTTTGACCTGGCGGCCGCCGAAGCGGTCCTGGAGCTGCGGGAGCGGCATCCGGAGGTGCGGCTGGTGGCGGCGGTTCCCTTTCCGGAGCAGGCGGCACGTTTCCCGGCGTCCCGACGTCGGATTTACGAGGAGCTGCTGGCCCGGGCGGACGGGGTCGAGCTCATCGCCCCGGCTTATCACCAGGGGTGTTATGCCCGGCGGAACGACTTTCTGGTGGATCACGCCGCCGTAGTGGTGGCCTGGTACGACGGCTCGCCGGGCGGCACGCATTACACGCTGGAGCGGGCCCGCAGGCGCGGCCGTGAGATCATCGATCTCTGCAGCGGCAGCCGTTCGTCGGAATCCGCCGCGCCGACTCTCTTCTAA